ACAGTGGTAGTGGTAGACAGTGGTAGACAGTGTCAAAGacattttgtgtgtttgcatcttcCTGCTTGTATTAGACTTAAACTCCACCCACTCCTCAAACTCCAACTACCTTTTGCTTCACAAAGGCTGCTTGGGTTCAGCCAGAGTATTCAGAGACAGGAGAGCCACTGGACACATCTACAGCTACGCACACCATGCCCTACAGTAAGTCTGCATTATCTACTCTGGGGTTCTATTAAATatatagagatttttttttttgttgagaatcattattattgtttttcttttattattggtGCAATACTTTACATAAGAGTAGTGCATACTGTCATGTGACCTCCAAAATGTTCTACTTGTACTTCCCTGTTTGTTTTGGGTTGTCATGTGCAttaatgataatataataataatatagtatgGTGATACAATAATAATGtgataataataaaatagcaaAAACATATTCTTTGTCAGGTTTATGTTCCCCTTTTTTGAGGTTTATGATGACTTCATTGTCCTTTCTAAAAGTCATTTAGGTCTGTAATGATTGGAATAACTCGATGTGGTACTAATATGGTGATTGCTAATAGCAGTGTAACACAAGTATGGTAGTATTAAGAAAcgtatatacagtagcctactattaCATCCATTTGGAAGTCTCCAAATGTCAATCAAATTCACTGATCTCATTCACACGGATGAATTTGCTCAATGATTGATCTTGTAATAGTATCTTTCACTGTGTTTTGCTGTAGAAAACCAGATGAAAAGGCCAATTGTGAAAGTAATACTGCTGGGCCTGTGTGGTTCTGGGAAGAGTACCAGTGGGAACAATATCCTGGGAAAGAAAGTGTTCAGGTCAAATTCCGGTTCCAAAGCTACCACCATACAATGTGAAGAATTCTCAATGGTCTTCAATGGGACTGAGCTTAAGGTCATTGATACTCCAGACTTCTTTGATGAAGATCTTCAGGATCCAAGCACACATGTTCAGGAGTGCAGAGACATGTGTaaggggcttgtgtgtgtgtacctgctggtcATCCAGATTGGCCGCTACACTGTGGGAGAGGGAGACATCATAGAGAGACTAGAGGCAGTACTGCAGACCAGTATCAGAGACAGAGCCATCATCCTGTTCACGCGTGGGGATGATCTGGGATCTCAAACCATCGAAGAATATGTAGTGAAAACTAACAGACACCTTCAGAAACTCATTAGGCAATGTGATGACAGGTATCAGGTGTTCAACAATAAGGACAAGAAGGTAGTAAAGCAGCAGGTGAAAGGGCTGATGGGAATGATAAAGGGACTGGTGAAGGAGACA
The nucleotide sequence above comes from Engraulis encrasicolus isolate BLACKSEA-1 unplaced genomic scaffold, IST_EnEncr_1.0 scaffold_271_np1212, whole genome shotgun sequence. Encoded proteins:
- the LOC134442975 gene encoding GTPase IMAP family member 4-like — translated: MVQKHTWSECTGGGGASGRNAQEAAWVQPEYSETGEPLDTSTATHTMPYKNQMKRPIVKVILLGLCGSGKSTSGNNILGKKVFRSNSGSKATTIQCEEFSMVFNGTELKVIDTPDFFDEDLQDPSTHVQECRDMCKGLVCVYLLVIQIGRYTVGEGDIIERLEAVLQTSIRDRAIILFTRGDDLGSQTIEEYVVKTNRHLQKLIRQCDDRYQVFNNKDKKVVKQQVKGLMGMIKGLVKETDNMDIFTQAESIIQMYC